One segment of Salvia splendens isolate huo1 chromosome 20, SspV2, whole genome shotgun sequence DNA contains the following:
- the LOC121781623 gene encoding uncharacterized protein LOC121781623: protein MCTLGQTVLTSWRELVHEKIASLSEIHQALLYGFELNFCYSNCSEKPTKLEQLRYRLSTQPYDYLLIPLAIIGVSLPVTVILSFQFLWEDYNLHPFGRATIQ from the exons ATGTGTACATTAGGTCAAACAGTCTTGACATCGTGGCGGGAATTGGTGCATGAGAAGATTGCTTCCCTCTCAGAAATCCACCAGGCTCTCTTGTATGGTTTTGAACTCAACTTCTGTTATAGTAATTGCAGTGAAAAACCAACAAAATTGG AGCAACTCAGGTATCGCTTATCAACACAACCTTATG ACTATCTCCTTATTCCTTTGGCCATTATAG GGGTAAGCCTTCCTGTGACGGTCATACTCTCATTTCAATTCCTTTGGGAAGACTACAATTTACATCCCTTTGGAAGAGCTACAATACAGTAA
- the LOC121781624 gene encoding uncharacterized protein LOC121781624: protein MMTTQKLFLTTLILSLLHSTNANCSLSGCGDIGNITFPFHLKSHCGYPQHELICENNSTFIYLNSIKYHVKAINYQNSTIRLVDASINNDTTCPFPNTSSDFTRSSSPYYYSNLSEDLSVNFISCPYPLNNSSIFTDITQTVPLIYHTPPLDM from the coding sequence ATGATGACAACACAGAAGCTCTTCCTCACCACTTTGATTCTCTCACTCCTCCATTCTACAAATGCAAACTGCAGTCTTTCTGGGTGTGGTGATATTGGCAATATCACCTTCCCTTTCCACCTCAAGAGCCACTGCGGCTATCCCCAACATGAACTAATCTGTGAAAACAATAGCACATTCATCTATCTAAACTCTATCAAATACCATGTCAAGGCAATCAACTACCAAAACTCCACAATCAGACTGGTTGATGCTTCCATAAACAATGATACAACCTGCCCTTTCCCTAACACTTCCTCTGATTTCACCCGCTCTTCTTCTCCATACTATTATTCCAACTTATCTGAAGATTTGTCAGTTAACTTCATTAGCTGCCCATATCCATTGAACAATTCTTCCATCTTTACAGATATAACTCAGACTGTGCCTCTAATTTATCACACTCCACCTTTAGATATGTAA
- the LOC121781626 gene encoding rust resistance kinase Lr10-like — MVSLDKYMFNQEKASPLDWDMKFKIVVEVAQGIIFWVGKISTANKEAVTLAAARGTIGYVALELINRSIGVGSYKADVYSFGMLLMEMVSLNKDFTRNNDESSKYFPNWIYDHLNQGRDIDIRNVDKNDDKNIGRMMTIVAL; from the exons ATGGTTTCCCTTGACAAATACATGTTCAACCAAGAAAAAGCATCTCCATTGGATTGGGACATGAAATTTAAGATTGTAGTTGAAGTGGCTCAAGGGATCAT attttggGTTGGCAAAATAAGCACCGCAAACAAAGAGGCAGTAACATTGGCGGCTGCTCGAGGAACCATAGGGTATGTTGCTCTTGAACTTATCAATAGAAGTATTGGAGTAGGGTCTTACAAAGCCGATGTGTATAGTTTCGGGATGTTGTTGATGGAAATGGTAAGCTTAAACAAAGACTTCACAAGGAACAATGATGAATCTAGTAAGTATTTCCCAAACTGGATATACGACCATTTGAACCAAGGTAGGGACATTGATATTAGAAATGTTGATAAAAACGACGATAAAAACATTGGTCGGATGATGACAATTGTTGCGTTGTAG